AGGTCCTGCCCCCATTCAAAGTGCCCACCCTCAACGCGAACTGAGGGGCGAAGAGGTCAACTGCAGAGATCGTAAAGGAAAGGGTTCTGGGTGCTGCATTCCGGGTCCTGGGTTCCAGGCGCAAGATTATGGGTTCCGGGGAACACCGGGGAAGTAGCCTTGTTTCTCCCCCTCAGGGGGAGATGTCAGCGCTCTGGCTGACAGAGATGGTGTCGGCTGTTCGCTCCTGGGCCCCAATCCCTTCTCGCCCTTGAGGGAGAGATGTCACGGCTCTGCGTGACAGTGAGGGTGGGCCACTGCATACCACACAAGACGCCTCGCGCACGGGACGCCTCTTTCCCGTTCCCGTCCATCTGCCGTACCCTATACCCAGTACCCCGTACCCTGTCCCCCACCGAGGCTTCCCATGTGCCGCAGCATCAAGGTCCTTCGCACTCTTGAACCTCCCGCCACGAGCGAGGAGGTCCAGGCCGCCGCCCTCCAGTACGTCCGCAAGATCAGCGGCTACCGCAAGCCCTCCCGTGTCAACCAGAAGGCCTTCGACGCCGCCGTCCGCCAGATAACCGCTGCCTCCCATCGCCTCCTTGCCGCCATGGAGCACGGGACCGGATAAGACAGAGGTGTGAGGCGTTGGGTGTTAGGTGTTAGTTGAACCAACACCCAACCCCTAACACCTAACACCGGCTGTTGCCGTACCCCGTACCCCGTACCCTGTGCTATCCTTTATACGCGCCGACGTAGCTCAGTGGCAGAGCAGCGGTTTTGTAAACCGCCGGTCGTCAGTTCAATCCTGACCGTCGGCTCCACCCACCGACAGCACAACGAAGCCGCTCGCGAGCACATCGGAGCGGCTTCGTCTTCGATTCACTATTCACTATTCCCAATTCACTATTCCCGAAAGGCCCCATGCCCTCCTTCCAAGACCTCAACCTGAGCCCCACCACCCTCTCCGCCCTCGAGGAGATGGGCTTCACCGAGCCCACGCCCGTCCAGCTCCGCGCCGTCCCACCCATGCTCCAGGGCCGCGACGTGATCGCGCAGGCCCAGACCGGCACCGGCAAGACCGCGGCGTTCGGCATACCAATCGTCGAAAGGGTGGATGGAGGCCTGCGAAAAGTCCAGGCGCTCGTCCTTGCCCCCACGCGGGAGCTGGCGATGCAGATATCCACGCAGCTTGCAGCCATCGGCAAGCACATGGGCATCAGCGTCGTCACCGTTTACGGCGGCCAGTCGTACGAAACGCAGATTCGCGCCATCAAGCGCGGCCCCCAGGTCGTCGTCGCCACCCCGGGGCGGCTAATCGACCTGCTCGACCAGAAGATCTTCGCGCTCGATGCGCTGAAGATGCTCGTCCTGGACGAGGCGGACGAGATGCTGAACATGGGCTTCCTGGAGGAAGTCGAGACGATTCTCAAGCAGATGCCGTCCGACCGGCAGACGGCGCTCTTCTCCGCCACTATGCCGCAGGACATCGTCCGCCTCAGCGCCGCCTACATGCGCGACCCCAAGCGCGTCATTCTCAGCAGGTCGGGCGATGCGACAAGCGTCGCCACCGTGGAGCACCGCTTCTACGAGGTCCTC
This region of SAR202 cluster bacterium genomic DNA includes:
- a CDS encoding DUF2277 domain-containing protein; the protein is MCRSIKVLRTLEPPATSEEVQAAALQYVRKISGYRKPSRVNQKAFDAAVRQITAASHRLLAAMEHGTG